The Engystomops pustulosus chromosome 4, aEngPut4.maternal, whole genome shotgun sequence genome contains a region encoding:
- the LOC140128444 gene encoding protocadherin gamma-B2-like, whose protein sequence is MAHVKAPTHEDKGLRWQVTISLFFSWLCHSVSGQIHYSIVEEMRKDSVIANIADDLGLDIKQLSSRKLRIVSRTAEKYFNVDNGSLYIKDRIDRETMCGTEDLCYLTFDAVVENHLTVFRVRVEIQDINDNPPTFVPDVFTLETIELTSPGTRFALRNAEDPDIGSNSVQSYKLSDNQYFTLSEDRNLDGSTFLELVLEKPLDREKQNIHKLTLTAMDGGSPEKSGTALIKIIVTDVNDNFPIFTQSVYKVSVNENIPVNSTIITLAANDKDEGLYSEIAYSFSKTSGYIHHTGTFSVHPISGEIKAINWLDFELLRNYELSLQAKDGGGLVAHCKVLIEVIDVNDNSPEISITSLSTPVPEDAATGTVIALIEVHDQDSGENGEVDCKLTEDSSFKSEVVYAQRTFDYEQLKEFDIEVTARDNGLPILSSNTTLLIRIVDQNDNMPKILYPSSDGGSTVFEMVPFASEPGSLVTKVVAVDSDSGHNAWLSYHFIQSSEPSHFFINEHTGEIRTAHAFQEKDISKHRFVVMVKDNGDPTLSATVTLSLIVADNFQQVVPNLSTISDIGEELSHNSLQMYLLIALALISFLFIITLMRVVISKCRKSKSTSFGSLSTNLYPPLDPRVLSMYSDGTLHLPYSYNVCVALDPSESDYAVPQSNQNIPVDNLIDANESGQSIEEARSKNYKIMKTITLLTLLKEFQTKSKAIKVLYDIVDESIMSTVKGTSSKRKDGFIIVVDRNSLEQ, encoded by the exons ATGGCTCATGTAAAAGCTCCTACCCATGAAGATAAAGGACTCAGATGGCAAGTAACAATTTCTCTCTTCTTCTCTTGGCTGTGTCATTCAGTCTCTGGTCAGATTCATTATTCCATTGTAGAAGAAATGAGGAAAGACTCTGTTATAGCAAATATTGCAGATGACCTTGGATTAGATATTAAGCAGCTctcatctagaaaactgaggattgTATCCAGAACAGCAGAGAAATATTTCAATGTGGATAATGGAAGTCTGTATATTAAGGACAGGATAGACAGAGAGACAATGTGTGGGACTGAAGATTTGTGTTATTTAACATTTGATGCAGTGGTAGAAAATCATTTAACTGTTTTCAGGGTCAGAGTAGAAATTCAGGATATAAATGACAACCCTCCAACATTTGTTCCTGATGTTTTTACATTAGAAACCATTGAATTAACTTCTCCAGGAACCAGATTTGCTTTGAGAAATGCAGAAGATCCAGATATTGGTTCTAATTCTGTCCAGTCATATAAGCTCAGTGACAACCAGTATTTTACACTGAGTGAAGACAGAAATCTAGATGGCAGCACATTTCTAGAGCTTGTCCTAGAGAAGCCATTAGATAGAGAGAAACAAAATATTCATAAATTAacattaacagctatggatggAGGAAGCCCCGAAAAATCTGGTACAGCATTGATAAAAATCATTGTTACTGATGTTAAtgataattttccaatattcacTCAGTCAGTATATAAAGTCAGTGTAAATGAGAATATTCCAGTTAATAGCACCATCATTACTTTAGCTGCCAATGACAAAGATGAAGGACTCTATTCAGAGATTGCATATTCTTTTAGTAAAACATCCGGATACATCCATCATACAGGAACTTTTAGTGTCCATCCTATAAGTGGGGAGATTAAAGCTATTAATTGGTTGGATTTTGAGTTATTAAGAAATTATGAGCTGTCATTGCAAGCAAAAGATGGAGGAGGCCTTGTGGCCCATTGTAAAGTATTGATTGAGGTTATAGATGTGAATGATAATTCACCAGAGATTTCCATCACATCTTTATCTACACCAGTTCCTGAAGATGCAGCAACAGGTACAGTTATAGCCCTAATTGAAGTTCATGATCAAGATTCTGGAGAAAATGGAGAAGTAGACTGTAAACTGACAGAAGATTCTTCATTCA AGAGTGAAGTTGTCTATGCTCAGAGGACATTTGACTATGAACAGCTAAAGGAATTTGATATTGAAGTGACTGCTAGAGACAATGGATTACCAATTCTGAGCAGCAATACAACATTACTCATCCGTATAGTGGACCAGAATGATAATATGCCAAAGATTTTGTACCCATCTTCAGATGGTGGGTCTACTGTGTTTGAGATGGTGCCTTTTGCTTCTGAACCAGGTTCTTTGGTAACTAAGGTGGTTGCAGTGGATTCAGACTCTGGACACAATGCTTGGCTCTCCTATCATTTCATCCAGTCATCAGAACCATCTCACTTTTTCATTAATGAACACACTGGGGAAATCAGAACTGCTCATGCTTTTCAGGAAAAGGATATTTCAAAGCACAGATTTGTGGTGATGGTGAAAGACAATGGAGACCCAACTCTTTCAGCTACTGTGACACTAAGTCTGATTGTTGCAGATAATTTCCAACAAGTTGTTCCTAATCTCAGTACAATCAGTGATATTGGGGAGGAGTTGTCTCATAATAGTCTACAGATGTATTTATTAATTGCCCTCGCTCTCATTTCTTTCCTGTTTATTATAACTTTGATGCGTGTAGTTATTTCAAAATGCAGGAAGTCTAAATCTACATCCTTTGGCTCTTTAAGTACAAATTTGTATCCCCCATTGGATCCCAGGGTGCTATCTATGTATAGTGATGGTACATTACATTTACCCTActcatataatgtatgtgtggcTTTGGATCCATCTGAAAGTGACTATGCTGTTCCTCAGTCAAATCAAAATATCCCTGTTGACAACCTTATTGATGCAAATGAAAGTGGACAAAGCATAGAAGAAGCTAG GAGCAAGAATTACAAAATTATGAAGACAATAACTTTATTGACCTTACTCAAAGAATTCCAAACAAAGAGTAAGGCCATAAAAGTACTGTATGATATTGTTGATGAATCAATAATGTCCACTGTCAAGGGTACATCCTCCAAGAGAAAAGATGGTTTCATCATTGTTGTAGACAGGAATTCTTTAGAGCAATAA